The window GTAGGGAAAAGTCATAGTAATTTGAGAAAATGTAAGGATGTGTGAATAATAGTAGAGATATCATTAAATACCGATAGCGCAGTGCCACTCTACAAGCAGTTAGTGCAGCAACTGATCGTAGAAATAGCAAAAGGCACGTTGAAGGATGGTGAGTCAATGCCTCCTATCCGTGAGATGGCCATGCAAACGGGGCTCAATCTTCATACTGTGCATAAGAGCTACAAAGAATTACAAATGAAGGGGCTATTAAAAAGAAAACTAAACTCAAAAGCCTTCATAATCATTCATCCTGCATCACCTTTAAACGATATGGATGTGCAACAAATTTCAATAGAACTTGAGCAAGTGTTAGTAGAAGCGTATGTGTTGGGACTGAGGAAAAATCAATTACATCAACTACTTGGTAATATCTCACAAAAGTATTCATTTTTGTAATCGATCTTGTTACTAGACAATTCCATATTCAAGTTACTAAAAGAAGCTGGGACATAACTTTAAATTTTAAGAATGAGGAGCAAAGGCGTTATTAAATTTTTGCTATCTAAAAATGAAGAAAAATTTAGATGTTCTTCCTTTTGGAATAAATAAAATTCAGAAGAGAGTACTAGTTGATGGTACGAAGGCGAT of the Lysinibacillus fusiformis genome contains:
- a CDS encoding GntR family transcriptional regulator, with the protein product MPLYKQLVQQLIVEIAKGTLKDGESMPPIREMAMQTGLNLHTVHKSYKELQMKGLLKRKLNSKAFIIIHPASPLNDMDVQQISIELEQVLVEAYVLGLRKNQLHQLLGNISQKYSFL